A DNA window from Malus domestica chromosome 12, GDT2T_hap1 contains the following coding sequences:
- the LOC108174935 gene encoding G-type lectin S-receptor-like serine/threonine-protein kinase SD2-5 — protein sequence MQLYFFISLTICFTYGYSKTDAPLGYQFRLPVPFENSVGSSAFLIENNETKPSFKVGMSVEPVSAKYSCSLQVFLGDVKVWCSGHYSKFYTSKICVLELSRDGDLRLKGPKGRVGWRSGTSGQGVQKLQILRTGNLVLVDALGRIKWQSFNFPTDVMLWGQRLSVASRLTSFPSNSTSYYSLEIEPSRIALYLNSGKWNYSYWEFKPTENRNIAYIQLGPKGLELFSYNQKKIAQIHPSDENFQFQPMRFLALGNQTGNLRLYFYSPGMSKFDASFQALNATCDLPLACKPYGVCTLSGACSCIPLLPTENETGTGTSTTASDCRRGISSGGFCKKGKKTKVEMRELKGVTSVLRGGAKIVNVSREECGNLCFEDCNCTAALYSSAKECFIYGMVIGVKQVENKGSGLLSYMVKVPKGGHGGHGKSNLKKWVLILVGVVDGLIILLVFGGLGYYLVRKRRRHSFA from the exons ATGCAGCTATACTTCTTCATCTCCCTCACCATTTGCTTCACTTACGGCTACTCGAAAACCGATGCTCCTCTCGGATACCAATTCAGGTTGCCAGTGCCTTTTGAGAACAGTGTGGGATCCAGCGCTTTTTTGATTGAGAacaatgaaaccaaaccaagTTTTAAAGTTGGAATGAGTGTGGAACCTGTGAGTGCGAAGTACTCATGCTCCTTGCAAGTCTTTCTTGGAGATGTCAAGGTGTGGTGTTCTGGCCATTACTCAAAGTTTTATACTTCAAAAATATGTGTTCTTGAGCTCTCCCGTGACGGAGATTTGAGATTGAAGGGCCCAAAAGGTAGAGTGGGATGGAGAAGTGGGACTTCTGGACAAGGTGTGCAG AAATTACAGATATTGAGGACAGGCAATCTAGTTCTAGTTGATGCACTAGGCAGAATAAAGTGGCAGAGTTTTAATTTTCCAACTGATGTAATGCTTTGGGGACAGAGACTAAGCGTGGCTTCTAGGTTGACTTCATTCCCAAGCAACTCCACTTCATACTATTCTCTCGAAATTGaacccagcaggattgctctctACTTGAATTCTGGTAAGTGGAACTATTCCTATTGGGAATTCAAGCCCACCGAGAACAGAAACATTGCTTATATTCAATTGGGTCCAAAGGGGTTAGAGTTATTCAGTTataatcaaaagaaaattgcaCAGATTCATCCATCTGATGAAAATTTTCAGTTTCAGCCTATGAGGTTTTTAGCATTGGGGAACCAAACAGGAAATTTGAGGCTCTATTTTTACTCACCTGGTATGTCGAAATTTGATGCTTCTTTTCAAGCGCTCAACGCCACATGTGATCTTCCATTGGCGTGTAAGCCCTACGGAGTTTGTACATTGTCCGGAGCTTGTTCATGCATTCCACTCTTGCCCACCGAAAATGAGACGGGTACTGGTACTAGTACTACTGCTTCTGACTGCAGACGAGGAATTTCATCAGGAGGGTTTTgcaaaaaagggaagaaaacgAAGGTGGAGATGCGTGAATTGAAGGGTGTTACTAGTGTTTTGAGAGGAGGTGCTAAGATTGTTAATGTGAGCAGAGAAGAATGTGGTAATTTGTGCTTCGAGGACTGTAATTGTACAGCAGCATTGTATTCTTCTGCAAAAGAGTGCTTTATATATGGAATGGTAATTGGTGTTAAACAGGTTGAGAATAAGGGAAGTGGATTAttgagttatatggtgaaggttCCAAAGGGAGGTCATGGGGGTCATGGGAAGTCAAATTTGAAGAAATGGGTTTTGATCTTGGTAGGAGTGGTTGATGGGTTGATtattcttcttgtttttggaGGGCTTGGATATTACTTGGTAAGGAAGAGAAGAAGACACTCATTTGCCTAA